The region TCGCCCGCTTGGCTCGAAGCGAGATCATCAACACGATCTTGACGGATAGGACTCATCGGAACTCCGAGATCATGCTGGAGAGAAGAAAAACTCTCTCAAATCGCTATTTTTCCGCAGCCTGCTAACCGAAGAAGCACGAAAACTTGTCCTCCTTCACCGTCTTCAGGAACAGCTTAAGCGTGCCCACCGCTTTGACCGGCTCGTATGAATGCCACTTTAAGTCTGCTCTCTGCCAATAAATCCTCCAAACCCCCAGCCGCTTGTTCCATGTGGCCTTGGCAATTGCGTCCTCATGCCTTTCATTCGGACGCTGAAATGCCGGTCGAATCTCAAACAACTCAACGCTTGTCCCATAATGCGATAACCGAGATCCAGCTTTGACCTGATGTGCACAGGTGGACGGTTCGCCTCCAGCCACGCATTCAGAACACGCTTGTTTTGTGCGATCTCTATATCAGTAAAAGCCATTTTCTTCTGGCACCTAACGACGCGTATAAGCTGCGGCGGGAACCTGACCCGAAACCGCGCAACGAAGCCCGAGACCGAGAAGAAACAACGGCGGCATCGAAAGGAACACCAACACCACTTCAGAAGAAGTGTGCCTATTGACGGCCGGGGGCCTTATAAGAGTTAGCCAAACCCGTCGCTTCTCTCACCGAGATCAAATGGTTCTATATGATGGAGCTCTGCGAGGCTGCGGAGCTCTTCAGTCCCTTCGATCACAGTGACGGCGCCTTCCTGAGCTTCCCGTCGTTGCTCACTCGTAAGGCGACCGGTCGTAACGAAGATGGCTGAACCGACTCGGCGAGCGAAGCAACCCGCTAGAAACTTCAGCCATTCGGTCTGAGTTGGAGCGTTATTCGTTTGGTGCAGCTTCACCTGCACGCCAATGTTTCGTGGTTCATCGCTCGCGTCGCCGATTCGCGAGCCGACGAAATCGAGGCCTCGCTCGGTGCTCTTGTGCACACCTGGTGGTACCAGGCGTAGTGAGGGTACGCCGAGCGAAGGAACCGGAGCACCCACTTCTCGAAGGCGGTTCCTTTCGCGGCGTTCGGTGGAACTCCCTCCTCGCTACCCGTGTCGACGTTGACGGCGACTTCCGATGCCTGGGGAGCTGATCCGGCGAACTCACGGCCTTCCGGGGTGACACGCCATCCGGGACGATTCTTGTCGTGTGGATAGACATAGCCCGCTTCGACCGCCACGCTATTCACGAAGAAGCGGAGGCTCGCGCGACCCTGGTCCGAAAGGGTGAAGCCGAGGGGGCGCACCTGTACTTCAAGGGCATCGTACAGGTCAGCCATCTGCGCTTCGCCGCTGCGCTCGATGATCCGTCTGAGCGCGACTCGGATCTGTTCGTCGCCGGAAAACCCAGCCTCGAACCCAGTTGCCTGTCGAACTTGTTGGGTCGCCATCATTCAGTTCAGGCTAACGGCCGCGGCTGAGCTGCGCCGCGCTGGTAAAAGAGCCATCCTACAGTTTACGCGCGGCGTCAGCTCCAGCCCCTAGTTAGGCAGCGCGAATTCGCATGCTAAGTACGACACGCCAAGCGACCGCTGGCGGCCCGATGTAGAAGGAACGACGACCTGGGAATCATAGACTTCAGTCCCAATGGCTACCTCTCGGCTCGTACCGCATCGCCACCGCCCCCGAGCCGAACTCCAGCCGGCTCACGAGCTTCAAGTCGACATGCTTCGATAAGCCTGCGAACAACGTCGGCCCATGCCCCGCTAGCCTGGGGTGCACGACGAACTCGTACTCATCGATCAACCCCAGCTCCGCCAACGCCTGCGGGAGCTTCACGCCTCCCACGAACAGTTCTTTACCCGGCTCCTGCTTGAGCCGCTCAACGGCCTTTCCCAGATCCCGCGCACGAGCTCCGCGTTCCAATCGACCCGGTCCAGGGTGCTGGACACGACGTACTTCTTTGCCGCGTTGATCGTCCGGGCGAAGGGTTCCATCCAATCGGCCATCCAATCAGGCCTCGCACCCGCCGGCCACCTCCACGCTGCCTCCATCATTTCGTAGGTTACCCGGCCAAAGAGGAGGGCATCAGCCTGCGCGAGGTCCTCGGCCGCGTGACGATGCAAGTCTTTGTCCGTGGGTATTGCACGATGATCGCAGCACCCGTCCAATGTGACGTTGATGGAATACCGAAGGGGCCGCACTATGTGCTCCTGAAGCGGGCAACGCTCCGCTGCAACCGGTTGTTATGCGCCAATGAATGAACGTATTCGGCTCCAAGCCGAAGTTATACGCCGGCGTCGCCGGCTTCCGGATACCACCATCCGAAAAACTCCTCAACAGCCTTTGGGCCAAGCTCGAGCACGGCTTCGGCGAGGCGCGTTTGACCCCGCGAGACCAAGAGTGCGGCTGCGGCCGCCTGACCAAACACATGATCCCAGGCGTAGCGACTTTGCCGATGCACGGCATCCGCAAGAAGTGAGATTGCTTTCACGTAGCCACCTACCAAATCTTCAGGTATAGGCAGTGCATTCCTGCTGCCCTGGCGGTGAACCTCAACAGACGCAGGAAACGCAAAGAAATGCCAAGCGCACGGGCCGTCGACTGCCAGCGCGATTCGAACGATATGAGGGACCGTGGCATAACACGCGTCATACACGGTGCCTTGATGATGAACGGTGCCCCATAAGAACTCCCACGTCTCCTCATCTGCGTGGTGCGGAGCTCGTTCCAGTACTCGGAGATATCTGGCACATCGCTCGCGATGCCAAATGCATGGTGTAGTTCAACCCACCGGCCGCTGCTCAGTGACAGGACTTCCATTGCTCCTCGTGCGTATAAAGCTGCGGCGTGCGAGCGGCGGCGGTTCTTGCCGTGTGAGCGCGTGCCGCACGCCGGCAGCTTAATTCGCATGTTATACGCCGTGCTCTCGTTCAGGCCGTACGGGTGAGCGGACGTACAGCAACGAGATCGGAGTCAGAGATTGGACGGACGTCTGAGAATTTGAGCGTAACGAGAGCAGTTGTGCGGCCAGACGCTGTCACGAACTCGACTTCGAGGCCATCAGGCGGGTAGAGCTCAACCACGGCGCCAAGATCTCCAGCCTTAAGTCCATGAGCAGGGAGGTCCCGGATAAGAACAACGGTGTCGAGCGCTTGGTAGTCCATGGCTACCTCGGGAAAACCGTCACGAGTCGCGGGGGTGCCCCAGGGGTTGGAAGAATCCAGACCGTTGTAACCTCCAAGGCAATTCCGCTCGGTCCTCTAAGAATACCCGAAATCGAGTATTTCTGGCCATATTCGCTGGCTTCGCCCAGGATAGCTTCTCCATTCCGAGCCCGGTCCAGAATGGCGGACCTCAGATCGACCCAGTTCGCAGCGTCGAAGCCCGCCCGGGCGAGGAATGCGGCTTTGAAACGGCCGATGGGGTGGGACTTCGATAACAGATATTCTCGAACCTTCCGCTCGTCGACGATAGCCCGCTCTGCGTTTGGAAGTTTCATGACCCTTCAGCTTCTCTCAGTGCCATCCAGTGCGTATAACGTTCCGGCTAAGCTGCGGCGCGCGTGCTCAGCCACTCAATCCGGCACCGACCTCTCGCGCGCCGCCAGCTTCAGCCGGTTGTTAGCCGGAGCGGTCCGCCTCACGTACGCCAACGAAACCCTCAGTCGTCACGTCGAACTTCGAGAACCCTAATTCGACCATCGCGCGTTGGAGCGTTGGGGTTAACTCTGTTCCGTACACTTCCACTTCGCTCCACGGTGGGATGTGCGAATACTCGCCATGATGGAGATCGCCGGCTTCTCTCGGATGAGCACTTCACGGTGGATGGGACGCTGGTGGAGGCTTGGGCCGGCCACAAGAGCTTCAAGCCGAAGGACGAGGCTGCGAGGAAGCCGCCGGAGGATCCGGGGAATCCGACGGTGGACTTCACCGGGCAGAAGCGCTCGAACAAGACCCATGCGTCGACGACCGATAAGGACGCTCTTCTTTATCGCAAATCCTTTGGGACCGAATCGAAGCTGTGCTTCGCGGGCCACCTCTTGATGGACAATCGGCACGGCTTGGCGGTGGACGTCGAGCTGACCCAGGCCACGGGCCTCTCGGAGCGCGAAGCGGCCCTGAGAATGGCGGGAAGGATTGGCGGCTTCCAGCGGGTGACCCTGGGCGCGGACAAGGCGTTCGACGTTCGCGAGTTCGTTGGCACGCTCCGGGTAATGAAGGTGACGCCTCACATTGCCGGGAAGAATGCGAGCTACAGCGCCATCGATGGAAGAACGAAACGATTTGCTGGGTACGTCTTGAGCCAGAGGAAGCGCAAGCGAGTCGAAGAGATCTTCGGTTGGCTTAAGACCGTCGCGCTGCTGCGGAAGACGCGGCACCGGGGCCTGGCGCGTGTCGGCTGGATGTTCACCTTCGCCACGGCCATCTACAACTTGGTTCGAATGAAAAACCTGGCGGCGGCAACCGGATGAAGTCGTCCGCGACGCCTCGCCCGCTTGGATCGAAGCGAGATCATCAACACGATCTTGATGGATAGAACCCATCGGGACTCCGAGATCAGGCTGGAGAGAAGAGGAACTCTCTCAAATCGCTATTTTTCCGCAGCCTGTTAGGCACCCGTTAACCCCCTGCGACCCATTCGAAGACACCCAGAACCCGGCCATCATTCGCGTCGATTAGGACACTTCTACCATCGGCCCCGTACTTACTTTCGTGAAGGGTATTCGACACGCCCCATACATAGCCGAATTGGCGATTCCAAGTAAAACCCACACTCCATGGCTTGATGCCGGGCTCCAAGCCGGCCTTCCCAGAAACCTCGCGCGCAGTAGCGTCATTGTAGGGAAAAACGCATTCAAGTGGACTGGCGATGCACGGTGGCACGCCAGACAAGTCTGAGACTTTGCCGTCAGGATCGACAACGCAACTAATGACTTCGTCAACGAAGTGGGTTTCGGGCATGCGGAATTTGAACGTTACCATGCAGTAAGGTCGCTGCATATACTCGGCACAGGCTTCCGGGTGCTCGATGCAATGGGCAGACGGTGGAAAGTACTTTGCACTTTGCGGACTGATGTACTTCCCATAGAAGTCAGAGCCTACCAGTGCGATGATCGCCTGACTAGCGGGCACGTAGACTTGGCCACATTCCGGCTCACCACCCCAGATCATTCCCACAAGCATTAGCGGGAGTGCCACGAAGCTAAGGAATCGCATGGACGTTTTTGGCCTACAAGCAGATGCAGACACCTTGCCGTTTGCTCCTTCGGGTGTGCCTAACCGATGCGGGTTGAGCCGCGGCCAGCTTTTGGCCGTCGGCTCCAAGCCGAGGTTAGCCGGCCGTTCGCTTCAACCGCGATATTCACTGACCAAGATCCCTACCATTACTATAGCGAGGAGAGGAAGCCACGAGGTGATGAAGTGCAGTGCAACCTGCTCCTCTGGCTCAAAGTAGGGATTGTAGGTTGTCGTGAAACTCGTACTGTGCCAGACCGCGAACAAGAGCGCCATACCAATGCCTGCGACGAGGCTATACCGCAGCAACTTCCTGCCCCACGACGGGAGCTGACTGCGGCGGAGTTTTTCCAGGAAGAGCTGTGTGGACAGAGCCAGTAGTAAAAGAATCAGCAGGCCCGGTAATTTGAAGTAGATGAATTGCCAAACTTGGAATCCGACCCCGTTCGCGTACGACTCGGGTGTCTCAGGCAGGGCAAGTTTGGTGCTGACGGTCGCGTATCCATAGCCAACCGTTAACACGGCCCAGAATAGTACCGTCAACAGCATTGCCCTCGACATAATCCCTATCTC is a window of Candidatus Polarisedimenticolia bacterium DNA encoding:
- a CDS encoding DUF3024 domain-containing protein; the encoded protein is MAGGEPSTCAHQVKAGSRLSHYGTSVELFEIRPAFQRPNERHEDAIAKATWNKRLGVWRIYWQRADLKWHSYEPVKAVGTLKLFLKTVKEDKFSCFFG
- a CDS encoding DUF4926 domain-containing protein, coding for MDYQALDTVVLIRDLPAHGLKAGDLGAVVELYPPDGLEVEFVTASGRTTALVTLKFSDVRPISDSDLVAVRPLTRTA